ATCCAGCTGGCTGGGGCTGACTAGAGTTTGCACCATTTAGATGGGGCATGAGCCCCCCATCTCCCTCCCACCTGCTGGCTGATGCAGATGCCTATGTTTAGGATACCCAAGCTACATCTCTGCAGGAGTGGCAGCCACGGGTGAGAGAGGCTCCCACCTGGAGGGTCACCGCAGGCTTGCGAGGAGAAGCTGGAGAGGTGGACACTCCCAGTCCCAACTCTCGTCCAGGGTCGCCTGCACACCTGACCTCACCCCCACGGCTCTGAGGGAGCACAGGACACCAGGGAGCAAAAGGAAATGCCGAAGACAGACCAGAAGCCCCCAAACAGCAGTGCCCACCAGCGTGGCCCTCTACCACACCAGACAGCACATGTGGGGGCTGCAAATGGCAGAACCCCCCGCCCCCCACTGCTACCACCACCAGCAACAGAACCAGCCTGCAGCCCACAGGTGACTTCTCCACTCACTCAGGCCACCCGTGTGCCTGGACAGCTGCGATGGGCCAGACACTGTGataggtgctggggacacagcgcGTAAGAGCAGGTCTCTGCAACCGCGAGGGGGCTGACAGGTCTAGGAGGATGGCCACCTCACAAGTACTCTGTGCAGTCTTCCCGCTGCTACGGCTACCTCCAGCCGGGCCACACCTGCTCTTGCCTGGTCACCTGTGACAGTGGCGTGCTGGCCTCCCGCCCCCAGTCTGCtgtccacacagcagccagaggggacttgtaaaaacaaaaatgcGATCATGCCATCTCCCTGCTTACAACCTTCCAGAAAGTTTACTTGTAGTCATGTACCAACACGGTTCTTTCACTGTGGCAAATGTACCGTGGGAAATGCTGGGGAAGGGTCTATGAGAACTGTATCATCTTTggaacttttctgtaaatctaaaattattccaaagaaAAAAGGTTATGAAAAACCTTTCAATATCTTCCCAGTGCTACTGGaattaaaatccaaactcctgcTGGTGGCCTGTGAGGCTCTGCAGGGCCCAGGCCCCTTACTGCCACACTCCAGACACACTGGCAGACTCTTTCAAAAGGTCAACTTGTCctggcctcagggcctttgcactggctgatCCCCCTGCCTAAAACGCCCTTCCCCACTCCACCTGCACGGCTTGCTTCTTACCCCCTTCAGTCTCTGCTGAGAGACGTCCCCTAAACGAGCCACTCTAACTGCCCTGTTTCATTACATCCATGTAGCATCATGTCTGAAATTATCATGCTTTTCAGTTatcttttttattgctaaaagCTCCCCACTTAAATATAAGCTACATGAATACAGGGGCCTGATCTTATTTACTGCAGAATCTCCtggcctagaacagtgtctggtgcAGAGCAAGCCCTCAAAACACCACTACCACCTTGATGAATCGCTTTGCACTCATAAGTGTGCAAAGAGTAGTGAGGAAAGCACAGGGGCCCAGGAGAGTACAGAAGTGTGAGGGGCTGATGGGTGGGGACTGGAGAGGGTGATGGGGAGGTGAGCCTATGAGGGCTGGGTCCAGGCTGGGAGGCTCAACTGCAGAGCCAAGGCTCTGGGTTTCAGCCTggaggctctggggtctgagcgTGCAAGCAACCAGCTCTGGGCTTAAAATCCCAGCAGCAGCCCGCAGGGTGGCCTGGAGGCACTGAGTGGGAAGTGAGCAGAGCCTGCAAACAGGAAGGGCAGGACAGGCCCAAGGCACTCGTGAATCAGCTGACAGTGCTACATGTTGgggccctggggctgggctggggatgAAGAAGCCAGGACATTGCCCAGGAGCCAGCTCCCATCCCACCGAGGGGCTCTGCAGCAGAGCTCCAAGGGATTCAGGGCACCTCTGCCAGGCCCTCCCTGTGTTCAAACCCCGTGGCCCGTTTCCACCCTCTTGCCCTGTACCTGGATCCTGCCCTGCCTGCCATGTCTTCACACCCACTGAGGTGTCTTTGcagcttttcatttcagtttcacCGCTGGCTACCCACCCCTCTCCGAGGCCGGTCCCACTTTGGCGCCCAGCCCACGCCCAGGTCCTGCTGGCCCAGGGCGGTCAGGCCAGGACTCAGCAACCCCTTAGACAAGGCCCAGCTACTCAACCTCGGGCTTCACCTTTGCAGCCACAAAAAGGCAACACCCTAAGCAACAGCCGTTTTGCCACGGTACTTGGCTGAGTCACCACAAACAGCGAGGGACTCTGCGTGGCTCTGTCTTGCAAATGGCTGTCATCCCTGTGGCAGGGCCTGCGCATGGCGCCCACAGGCCAAGCCTTCGGGAGGCAAGAGTGTGCTCCTTCAGCTCTCCTCGCAGCTGCAAGCTTTAGAAAACCTATGCTGTGTCCCATGCAGCCTGCGTTGCTCCAGACAGAAAAGCCCTTGTTCCTTTAATCAAAAAAGCAACCCCAGCTggcccaccccccatccctgcacCCCACGGCGCTCCCGGCGTGGGCACGCCGCAGCCGGGCCATTAGCAGAGGTTTCCTGGGCTCTGTGGCCTGGCGCCTGCCTCGGCCTCTGCAGTGCTGCCTCTGAGTGACCTGGCACAGCCTCCCGCCGCAGGCCAACGTTTTATAACAGCTTATTCTTGGCCTTAAGACATGGCCTTTCTATGGAAATGAAGCCAAAGCTTCACTCTGGAGGAAGAAATAAGTAAAAGGcctcctatttttgtttttttttttttccaaaacaaaacctCATCAAttgaaagcaaaagagaaaatattagacCACTGGGTCTACAtttgcaaatttaaaataaaaagcaatgaaatagtCCATGTAAGCAATGAAACACTAAAACTAACAAAGCAGGGCTCCCCACCTTTCTGTGGGGGAGGCAATCATCAGCATGGCTCCCTAGACTTGAGATTGCTTTGGGGGTGTGGGAGAGGGGCATGCTGACCCAGCAGTCCCTGAGTTGGAGGGCCTCGGGGACAGGGCCAGGCCACACCCCGACTTCCCGCACAGAAAGGCCACAACCGCCCCTCACTTGCATCAGATATGGTTGTTCCCAGGGACAGAGGCTAGAGGAGGAAAGGACAGAGCTCTGCCTGGGTAATGACAGCCCCGGGGAAGCAACAGCAATGCTAAGGAGAGGGACTTGGCATTTATGGTGTGCGAGGCAGGGTTCCAAGTGTTTTATAGGCACTAGGGCACCTAATTCTCACAATGACCCTCACAAGAAAGTACTTTTTTATCCCCATGTTACAGACAGGGACACTGAGGCACGGAGAGGTCCACTTGCCGAGGTCGCACACCCAGGAAGTGGCAGAACTGAGATATGAACCCAGGCCGGGCTGGCTCCCAAGCCAGTGTGTGTTACTACCATGAGCTGTGACTTGGAAACTTCCAAAGAGCAGACAAGACGAGCCTCGGAAAGGGCAAGCTGCCTTCCCCACTGTCCCAGACTCCAAGTGAACCTGCCAACCAGTCCTGGACAAGCTGCCTTCACAGTGATGCCAAGCCGCCCGAGACCCCATCCGAGCAGAAAACCGAGGCCAGGCAGGCAAAGAGACTCGCCCCAGAATGACACAAACGAAGCTCAGTCCCACGTGTCATGTACCACCCACCAGGCCACTCTGCTCCACGAGAGCTGGTACTAAAAGACGTGACTCTACCTGCAGCTCAGCTTTGCTCTTCCTGGAGCTCCTTCGGACAGGGTAGAAATCTGTGAGTTTGCGGTTCTGTTGGGTTTTTCCTTGAGCTCTGGGgtgagaaggggagaggagaaaatGAGCGTTGGTACTGAAAACCAGTCACACCTACAAAACACCCAACTCCTTGGAGACCATGTTGTGTTACTTGACACCTTTGTCCACTGGGGCCTAATGGCCAGTAGGTCACCTGCCCCGAGGGCCTCAGAGAGCCTTTCAAAGACAGGCTGCCTCCAacttggcagggaggggaggcTCTCTATTCCGGCAGCCAGAATGCAATTCTGACAAATAATGGCATCGCTGGTTGGGACCCAGGGAATCTGAGTTTTCAGCGTGAGAGAGGTTGAGACGGGGAAGTGCTCAGCCCTAGCTGGCACCCGGAGGCCCCACTTGGAAGGAGAACCGAACTGCTCTGCCTCAGAAGGAGGCCTCGAGGAGGCACTTACTTTTTCCTCGGGGCCTGCTTGCCCTTGACGGGCTTTTTCAGAGTTTGCTTGGTGACAGCTGCACTGGTAGAATCACAAGACGAGGTGGGAGTTTTGGGAGGCTCTGCTGCTTGGGATTTTTGGTTTGGAAAAGGTGCCAGGGGGCCCCTCCTGGCGTCTTTGATCTTCTGTTCCTCGGCCTTCGCGGTGCTCCGTGCTGCGTTCCCAGGGTTTCTTTTCTCTGCAGGCAGAGGGTGAGAAAGCCACACGTCTGTCCTATATTCCGTCTGCTGATTTCtacactctcagctgcactctaAGGCAGGCTTTAAGAAGAGAGAGTCAGGGTGCTTCTATCAGCCTATAAAGCCTGGGGCCCACCAATGGTTGGCTTGGGAGAAGCACTGAGctgtaactttttttctttctagatcTAGTTTTTAACCAAGACACTGGGCAGTTTTTGAGCTTCGGCATCTCAAGATGGGAGAGAGGCCTCGAGTCTCAAGCACCACAGAGATCAAAGCTGGTGAGTGCAGTGAAAAGCTTTCAAGAGCTGGGCTGCAGAACCAAGAAGGAAGCTAAACTCTTAAAGAGGGGGCTGGGGTTGAGGAACAGGAGTGAGGGGACAGAGCAGAACCTCCTGCCCAATAAAGAACTCTCCCTAAGAGCTGCCTGGCACGCTTCACGTTTCAGACTTGCAAGAAAAGCTTCCCTCTTGTAACAGGCCTGAGGTTCAGCCCCCACCACGCTACTTAGCAAGGAGTTCGGGCAGACAGGTCAGGGGGCCATGAGGTCCATCATGAACGATTTAGAACTAAAAACAGTTGCAAAGCACCAGTGTTGGTGAACTatccattttttgtcttttactttttaaaaacaaataaataatatgttGCTATGGGGCTGTAAActggtgcagtcactttggaaacatgtcttgcagtttctcaaaaagttaaacactgaattaccaaatgacccagcaattccattcctaggcatCCACCCAGGAGAATTAAAAACGTGTCCACATCAAGACTCcagagcagctttattcataagagccaaaaaAGTGgaactatggaatattattcagctgtaaaaaggaacggagtactgatacatgctacagcatggagaAACCCTGAAAATGTTATGCTatgtgaaacaagccagacacaaaaggttacatattgtatgattcccttAATACACgatgcccagaataggcaaagaaagtagattagtggttgccaagggtaGAGGAGTTGGGGGGCTGTGTGTAATACTAAGGGTTTGGGCTTTCtttgggggatgatgaaaatgttctgaaattcagATAGTGGTGACAGTTATACAACTTTCTGAATACAATACTGttctgaattatatactttaaaatgatgaatattatggcatgtgaattatatctcagttttaaaaagagagaatcaGAACCCATTGAGCTGTTCTCACTTCCTCGCAGGCTTCCTTGAGTGGACCCAGCGGGAACTAAGGCCAGGACGTCATACATCACCATAgcaatgtgtggtgtgtgtgggcgTCACTCATCACAGCAGTCTGCGTCACCGCAGGAAAAAAGGCTAAGAATTGACAAGGGCCTGGTCCTTGGGGTTGAACCTCTGACCCAAAATTCTAATGGTTGCCATTTAGTATCACCATGAGGCAAGTGGTTTTGTGCGCTAGCTTATGCACCATGTGAGCATGTGAATCAGTTTACCTTCTGCCCCCTTCCAAAAGGAATGTGAGTCTGGCTGACCATTAGTTCTAGACAGACCCTCCCCGGATTCCCGTGTGCTCAGATACACAGATGAACAGGGCATGGAGCTCGCAGTCCAGGAGGAAGAACCAAGAGTTACCGAGCACTTTGAAGAGCCTTTTGGCATTCATGCTTTAACTAATGCTTGGAACAGCTCCAATGTAGAACACACTCTCTCCCAAATTATGGATGAGAGAATTGAGGCTCAAAAAAGGGCAGCAACCTACCCCAAACTGTTTCcttttaagtggcagagctaggattgaAGCCCAAGTCTTTAGAAGAACAACTAAAATAATACCACCCTGTGCACTAGGGGAAATCGAACCAGAGCTGGCTCCTGCCCCTGGTTTAGGACATCCCCACCCCTTGTTCTCAGATCTAGGCTGGGAGGTTGGGTTAAATCATCACTTATGATGTTTTCTGTTAATGAACTCAAGCTGCCTTGTATGGAGCTGCTGGTAGCAGAGGTTCTACTTCTTGAAGGCTACTTGTAATTAAGAAAGGAGCCCGGTGAATTGGGGAAAGCTCATGCTTCCCCAGCAACTTTAAAAGGCAATATTTGGATTAGATATACAATTTCTAAGAGGTTTCTGCCTGTTTTGCAGATAGGATTTTCAATAACCGtgtatttttctcattaaaaattttaactccAAATTTCATCGTAGAGTGGGCTGTTTCAGAGAGTAGAACAGAACACTTGAGTGGAAAGAAACTTTAGAAATGAGGTCAAGGGAAGCTCATAAAAGGGAAGGAAGTAACTTCCCCAAGTTCACACAACACAGCAGTTAGGGCTCAAATTGCCTGGCTTTGTACGACTAAACTCATTATTTCTGCACTTTTAACACTTGTAAGGCTTTTAAATTGCAGGTCAGGCGCATTAGTTGTGCAACTTGGCAAGATCATGGAGCTTGAAGGCCGTGCCTAACGCTTGTGAGAGCAGGGAAAACCTGTCAGACAGGACACGAACTCTGGggcagcaccccccacccccagcagcagGGTCGAACGTGGTTTGAACAGCAAGAATGTGGGATTGAAAAGGCTGGGTAAATACATAACATGGTTTCTGCGACAAGCCCAGCTGTGGTCAGAACAGGGGCCGTTTCAGAGGCTTACCTTCCCGCTTCCTGCAGATCCCGGCTATGGGTTTCCCCTGGCATTTGACTTCGTGATGTGCAACTGAGTTCTCTTCCTGAAGGGGGGAACGCATTCCAGAGCATTTGTTCGGGCTCATGTAGGAATAGATCTTTGATTGCCCGGTAAATACATTCTCctaaaaagacaaatgcatattCTGAAAAAAGGCTTGAAGAAGTAATCTCACAGCATTTAAGGAGAGGGGAAACCAGGATAcaaaacacaataacagacaACATCAACATCATCTCTCAAAAGCCTGACCACCAGGGGATGGCACCCCCAGTTGACTCAGGAGAGCACTGGACAGTTCAGAACCCCCCAGGTCCAAGTCAAACATTGCTTGAACACAGGCAGTCTCTAACCCTGGTTGCTAAGAGTTCATCTGGCCAGCAGGAGAACCAGCTGCATCACAGGAGTCTATATGGGAAGGGAACAACCTACAAGCAACAGGCTGGCCAGAAGGACCCAGGGAGACCAGACTGGGAGCCTGGAGGGCTGGGCTCTTCCTCCTGGATGGAGCTGGAGCTCCAGCATGGAAAAAGTCCACGGAACCTGATGAACCACTTCTTGGTCCCGAGGCCAGCTTCGGAAGGCTTGCCGGGAAGGCCTGGGCCTTCCATGTGCCCAAGCCCAGGCCCCCTCAAACCACTGCGGCTGGCGGACAGCCTCCCAGGACTGCGGTTGGGGGAATTCTTGCTCCATGACAGGGGCGGGGAAAGCTAAGGAAAGAAGTGCCCACAGCCAGCGTATTCAGGGCGGCCACGGTCCTGCAAACCGCACCCCGCCTGGGTAAGGGCGGGCAGGCTGGTGAGGCGGCGGGGTCACCACTGGAGTCTGGGGTGTGGGCCTCTCCTCTGAGTAAGCGCAGACAGGAGGGCGCACCCAGAAACCACGCCAGGTCAAACAAATGACACCAAGTCAGCGTGACCCGGGGCCTCTCTGAGGAACCCGGGCAGGCCCCGCACACCCTGGGAGGAAAGCCACCTCCGGGGAAGCTGGGTTGAGGGGCGTGGAAACGCCACAAAGACACAGACTTTTCCGAGGTCAGCTACTGCCGCGGCCCAGTGGCCAGGGTCGGGTCATGGCGGAACAGAGCGCGGAGGCCACTCCCCGACAGGCGGCTCGGAAAGGGACGCTTCCCCGGCCCGGCGCCCCGCGCGGGCGCGGTTCCCGGGGTGCGCCCACGTGCTTGCTGCCCGGTCCCTGGCGGGCAGGCCCAGGCGGGGCGCGCGGCCGCACGGCCCCTCGGGGCGCGCTGAGGGAGAGCGGGAGGGTGCCTGCTTACCCCGTCGGTGCGGGGCCTCCCCGGGCCCCTGCGCTCCACCATCTCCGGGCCCGGGGCCGTCgctgccaccgccgccgccgccgccgccgcctccacCGCGCGGGGCTTGGACATCTTCCTGCCTGGAGAGGGGGACCCGGGGGGGGAAGCGGGGGAGGGGGCGCTCAGGCGCGGCGGCGCGGGGAGCGGGCGCCGCCCGGGCCGCCGGGCGCCGAGGCGGCGCCTCCCGCCGCAGCCATGTTCCGAGGGCCCGGGCGGTGGTGGCCGCCCCGTGCCGCCGGAGGCAGCAGCCGGCCGGGCCGGGCGGGCCCGTGGCCCGGCGTTCGCCCTCCCGCCGCCCGGCCCGGCCGGGCCCGCGCACCGCCCAACACCGCCGCGGCCGGGCCCGACCACACCCACCTGCAGCCCGGCCAGGCCCCATGGCTGGCGCGCCCCGCGCACCTCGCCCTCGCCTCGGCCCGGCCACCAGCGCCGCcgctgccgctgctgctgcttctggccGGCCGCCACCAGCGCCCGCCGCGGCCGCCCCGGGAAGGGCCGGCGGCCGCCCCACGcccgcccccttcccccatgCGCTGACGAGGCAGGGCCCACGACACCCACGCCGCCCGCGGCAGCCCGGGCCGGCCAGGAGCGAGGGACGCAGGCACGGAGGCGCCCACCGTCCGGCTCCCGGCCCGGGGAGGGGGTTGGCAGGGGCGGCGCTGCGAGGCCGCTCCGGAGGGAGGGCGCGAGGGAGGCAGGACCGTGCGCCGCGGCGAATCCCGGCTCGGGCGCGCCCCCTCTCGCCGCCGCCTCAGCCACTCGGGGAGGAAGGGGTGGGAAACATGATAATGACAGCCCGGGCTCGCCCGCCCGCCCGCCGGGCTCCTTCTCTCGCGGGCTCAGCGCGTATTTTGGGAGCCCGGTTGGTGCCAGGCGCAGTCAGCAGCGGGGAACTCGGCGGCCGAGGGCCTCCTGGTGCCCGGGGCGTCCCCTTAAGCATTGGCTCCTCCCCGCCACCTCATGGGACTCAGGTCGAGTCGTCATCCCGCTTAAGACGGGGATACGGAGGCTCAAGGGGGTGCAGGGGCTTGAAACCAGGAAGCCAGGGACCAGGTGTCAAAGCCAGGCGTCCTGGCGCCACAGCCCTATCCCTACAAGGCCCTACCGAGACAGAGCCAGGGTTATAATGAGGAGTCTGCTGGGTGCTTCTCTTGCCTACATTATCTCACTCAAACCTCCTGACAGCCTAGGAACTTAGATGCCATTATCACCTCTTTTCCACACATggggaaactgaaactcagagaagtgTGGAGCTTGGCCAGTTTCTCAGAACCAGAAATGATTGCTAGCCCAGACCATCTCACCCCAGAGCCAGCGCTCCTACCCACTACCCCTCCCCATTaggggtgaggaaactgaggtgggAAGGAGCAAAAAGCGTTGCCCAAGGGTTTAGCAAGTAAAGGGCCTGGGGAAGCAGGTGTTCAAGCACTCTGGTGGCCGGCTCAGCCCAGCTCACTGCCCTGTGCCTCTATGCTCTAGCATTAGGGTTTTCAGGGCCCACGGCCAGAGATTCCCTGTGTTTGTGCAAAGTCATGGATGCAAATAAGACACCTGGGACTCTGGCTCCTGCAGCCTGAGTCCTGGCTTGGGAGGCAGAGCCTGGGTTTCTCTCCCTGCATTGCCCCAGAGGTGCTTTGTGACCCGGGCCAAGTCACTTCCCCAGTCCGGGCCTCAGTGACCTACTGGATAAAAACTAAGAATCTTGAATTCCACAACCCACCCGGATATCTTCCAGTACTCACAGATAAAAATTGGCTCCCTACCTCACCTCTCCTTAGAAGGGATAATACCAAGTAGGATTAAATGACAGGATGCTGCTCAAGACAGTGCCTCCCAAATCAGCTCATGCTTTAGCATCCTCCAAGGTGGGGCTGGGGACCCCTTCCCCCCCAAGCCTTTagccttcacccccacccccaccattgaCTCTACTTGGGTAGGGGAAATGGCCCATGCCCTCCGCAGAGCCTACCACACTTGAATACCCAAGAGACTACCCACAGGACAAAAGAAGATTCTAAAGTACACTGACACCCGGGCTAAGCCATCTGAAATGTGCTACTGCAGGGCATAGAAGTGTGTGTTTTATTGCCAAATTACCATGGGAATCGTGGTTTTGGGGCAGGAAGCAGCAGCACAGATCATCTTTTCCACTTCAAATACTATTTTAAGGCCCTCCCCTCATCGCCATAGCTTTCTCTGCATTTTAGCCCCCAAATGCAGGGGATACATTAAAATACAAGTCTAACACCATTCCTCTCTTCTCTGCAGTTCTAGTACCTAGAAGATGTAAATATAAATCATTTGATAGAAGTTTCAAAACATTCATTCCTTTCTCCACCCATGAGATGTTTGTTTATATGTACGTAACCAACCTATCAACAGAAATAAAACCTTATAGTCACCCAGATCTCACAGAAATAGTCAACAACAACCAATAGCTAACAGTTACTGAATGTTTACTCTGTGTTAAAATACTAACAGCTAACACTACTAGCTACACTTATTGAATGTCTATAACATGTTAGGCCCTTTACTaatgcattatttaatttaatcctcccaacagctTATGAGAAGATACTATTATTCCTATTTCACAGATATGTAAATTGAGGCTCAAGGCAGATAAATCACTTACCTATGAGTTACATGACTAGCAAGTAATAGAGCTGGGATCTGGACCCAGTTCTGCTCTCTGAGGGTACTTGACCATGAAGAATTTATATTGCTTCCCTCAAATCCAGACACAAAatactgattcattcattcatcattcattcattcattcaacaaacatgtattgaaTACCTTCTGTGTTCCAAGCCCTGCGCTAAGGACACGGCAATGAACATAACAGGGGCAGATGGCAATGAACATAACAGTGAGGGGTGGGTAGGGCCATGGAGGCCATGTGAGGATTGCGGAGTTGATCCTAAGAGCATTGGGGAGGTTTGGGAGGGGCAGAAGGGAATAGGGAGGGTCACATGATGAAAGTCTGTGTTCTTGGGGACCTCTCTTGCTGCTGAGGGATAATGAAACAAAGCCTGGGAAAACTGACGGAGGCCATTTGACAGtggaagtagagatggaaaaaaaacaaatggactGATCCTGCTCAAACTAATATACTTGGATTGAGTCTATTGCTATGATTATAAAAACTTCAAACCCAGGGAGGAATTGCCAGGTATCTGAACATTTGTTGGTGTGGCCAGAAGCACTCTCAAAATGATCTGCACATTAGGAACAAAGACCACTTTTCTGGAAGAAAAAGATTGACCCTTCATTTATCCGAGCTACTCTGATTTCATATTTACCATTCTAAATGCTCAATGTAATAGCCTGCAAGAGTACCAAAGCCTAAAAAACAGGTAACTAGTAATTCTGGTATCAAGTGAGACAGTGAGAATCACTAAACAGTAATGACAAAGGCAATTTATAAGATTGTCCTGGTAGGAGCTGGGGAAATACTCATCTTCACTTTGGCTAAGTGAGGGAGGTGGAGCCAAACAAGCAAAGACACAGCATGGCCACTTCTGAGAAATGGGAATAACATGGGAATAACAATTTGTAAAGAGTAACTGAAACAATACAGGGTCTGGCACTCAACGGTAACTGTTATTTGcctgtatcttaaatatttcctgaataaaTGTAGTCCATTTTTCTCCCTCATAGATTAACTAAAGCAAgccatctttg
This window of the Choloepus didactylus isolate mChoDid1 chromosome 23, mChoDid1.pri, whole genome shotgun sequence genome carries:
- the KMT5A gene encoding N-lysine methyltransferase KMT5A isoform X3, which translates into the protein MSKPRAVEAAAAAAAVAATAPGPEMVERRGPGRPRTDGENVFTGQSKIYSYMSPNKCSGMRSPLQEENSVAHHEVKCQGKPIAGICRKREEKRNPGNAARSTAKAEEQKIKDARRGPLAPFPNQKSQAAEPPKTPTSSCDSTSAAVTKQTLKKPVKGKQAPRKKAQGKTQQNRKLTDFYPVRRSSRKSKAELQSEERKRIDELIESGKEEGMKIDLIDGKGRGVIATKQFSRGEFVVEYHGDLIEITDAKKREALYAQDPSTGCYMYYFQYLSKTYCVDATRETNRLGRLINHSKCGNCQTKLHDIDGVPHLILIASRDIEAGEELLYDYGDRSKASLEAYPWLRH
- the KMT5A gene encoding N-lysine methyltransferase KMT5A isoform X2 codes for the protein MARGRKMSKPRAVEAAAAAAAVAATAPGPEMVERRGPGRPRTDGENVFTGQSKIYSYMSPNKCSGMRSPLQEENSVAHHEVKCQGKPIAGICRKREEKRNPGNAARSTAKAEEQKIKDARRGPLAPFPNQKSQAAEPPKTPTSSCDSTSAAVTKQTLKKPVKGKQAPRKKAQGKTQQNRKLTDFYPVRRSSRKSKAELQSEERKRIDELIESGKEEGMKIDLIDGKGRGVIATKQFSRGEFVVEYHGDLIEITDAKKREALYAQDPSTGCYMYYFQYLSKTYCVDATRETNRLGRLINHSKCGNCQTKLHDIDGVPHLILIASRDIEAGEELLYDYGDRSKASLEAYPWLRH
- the KMT5A gene encoding N-lysine methyltransferase KMT5A isoform X1; translation: MGPGRAAGRKMSKPRAVEAAAAAAAVAATAPGPEMVERRGPGRPRTDGENVFTGQSKIYSYMSPNKCSGMRSPLQEENSVAHHEVKCQGKPIAGICRKREEKRNPGNAARSTAKAEEQKIKDARRGPLAPFPNQKSQAAEPPKTPTSSCDSTSAAVTKQTLKKPVKGKQAPRKKAQGKTQQNRKLTDFYPVRRSSRKSKAELQSEERKRIDELIESGKEEGMKIDLIDGKGRGVIATKQFSRGEFVVEYHGDLIEITDAKKREALYAQDPSTGCYMYYFQYLSKTYCVDATRETNRLGRLINHSKCGNCQTKLHDIDGVPHLILIASRDIEAGEELLYDYGDRSKASLEAYPWLRH